From a single Andrena cerasifolii isolate SP2316 chromosome 8, iyAndCera1_principal, whole genome shotgun sequence genomic region:
- the LOC143372598 gene encoding small ubiquitin-related modifier: MSDNQEQKPEAGPGDANSEYIKLKVVGNDSNEIHFRVKMTTQMGKLKKSYSDRVGVPMTSLRFLFDGKRINDDETPKQLEMENDDVIEVYQEQTGGHY, translated from the exons atGTCCGATAACCAG GAGCAAAAACCCGAAGCCGGCCCAGGCGACGCGAATTCCGAATACATCAAGCTGAAAGTCGTTGGAAAT gaCAGCAATGAAATTCACTTTAGGGTAAAGATGACCACTCAAATGGGCAAACTGAAGAAATCCTACAGCGACCGTGTG GGTGTTCCTATGACGTCGCTCAGGTTTCTTTTCGACGGTAAAAGAATTAATGATGATGAAACACCGAAGCAG CTGGAAATGGAAAACGATGATGTTATTGAGGTGTACCAAGAACAAACAGGTGGTCACTACTGA